From Nicotiana tabacum cultivar K326 chromosome 15, ASM71507v2, whole genome shotgun sequence, the proteins below share one genomic window:
- the LOC142169768 gene encoding uncharacterized protein LOC142169768, with the protein MTVLTDRKDHVTHYVTAVKGNDLAKEQVSSILLKTFGETLTRGALTWYSQLPARSIDTFEEMAEKFVTAHVGAKKEKARVNDIFAIKQSPGDGLRDFLARFNRGRMTLPNISEGMAVAAFQNGLNKNGSRATRKLLSRLMKYHPTTWDEIHNAYYAEVHADEDDLNGTTHRLTSVQAETRKDRSNDARRDLAAPRPNRERHQPESQPRTGTHRNERDMPPLLSTYSFCVSPSEIVYALEKLGPKVKWPQKMRSDPSTRKSNALCEFHQERGHKIEDCIALRQKVVNMLHQGHLKELLSDRGRTNFA; encoded by the coding sequence atgaCGGTACTGACCGACCGCAaagatcatgtgactcactaTGTCACTGCGGTAAAGGGCAATGAtctcgccaaagaacaagtatcctccatCTTGTTGAAAACGTTCGGCGAAACCCTTACCAGAGGAGCATTAACGTGGTATTCACAGCTACCCGCGCGCTCCATTGACACATTCGAAGAAATGGCCGAAAAGTTTGTAACAGCCCATGTTGGGGCTAAAAAGGAGAAGGCTAGAGTGAATGATATATTTGCCATCAAACAATCACCCGGAGATGGATTAAGGGACTTCCTCGCTCGATTCAACCGAGGGAGGATGACCTTACCAAATATATCGGAAGGAATGGCTGTAGCAGCTTTCCAAAACGGGCTGAACAAGAATGGCTCAAGGGCGACCAGAAAATTATTAAGTCGGCTTATGAAATATCAtccaaccacttgggatgaaatacacaatGCCTATTATGCCGAGGTCCATGCAGACGAAGACGACCTGAATGGGACAACCCATCGGTTGACCTCGGTACAGGCCGAAACCAGGAAGGATCGAAGTAATGATGCCAGGAGAGATCTTGCAGCTCCACGACCCAACCGAGAAAGGCATCAGCCAGAATCTCAGCCAAGGACAGGGACTCACCGGAACGAGAGAGATATGCCCCCTTTATTATCCACTTACAGTTTTTGTGTGTCGCCCTCAGAAATAGTCTACGCAttggagaagctcggaccaaaagtaaagtggccacaaaagatgaggtcagaTCCAAGCACTAGAAAGTCAAACGCCCTCTGCGAGTTCCACCAAGAGCGAGGTCACAAAATTGAGGACTGCATCGCCTTAAGGCAAAAGGTCGTGAACATGCTTCATCaaggacacctcaaagaattATTGAGCGACCGAGGGAGGACCAACTTTGCCTGA